A window of the Gammaproteobacteria bacterium genome harbors these coding sequences:
- the thrS gene encoding threonine--tRNA ligase, whose translation MPVITLPDGSQRQYPQPVSVAEIAASIGAGLAKAALAGKVNGKVVDTSYTVNDDAVVTIVTDRDPAGIEVLRHSTAHLLAQAVKELFPEAQVTIGPVIEDGFYYDFAFKRGFTEEDLAKIEERMREIVKRNYPVSRTVMPRDEAVKFFRDLGEEYKARIIESIPANEDLSLYRQGDFIDLCRGPHVPATGKLRAFKLMKVAGAYWRGDSRNEMLARIYGTTWANDDQLKTYLHRIEEAEKRDHRKLGRALDLFHMQEEAPGMVFWHERGWRLYQTVVQYMSELWRANSYREIRTPQLVDRSLWERSGHWEKFHADMFITESEKRLYAIKPMNCPCHIQVYNQGLKSYRDLPFRLAEFGACHRNEQSGALHGLMRVRSFVQDDAHIFCTDEQIQPEVSTFIDMLHKVYADFGFKDVIYKLATRPVNRIGSDESWDKAEKALAQALDSRGLPWDEKPGEGAFYGPKIEFTLKDSIGRLWQCGTIQVDFSMPGRLGAHYIAEDGSKQVPVMLHRAILGSLERFIGILIEEYAGLFPAWLAPVQVAVLTITDAQADYARQIETNLKNQGLRVDADLRNEKIGFKIREHTLQRIPYLLVLGKREALDGTVAVRTRKGEDLGVMTLEAFRERLTQDIAGRGVNIFGG comes from the coding sequence ATGCCAGTTATTACTCTGCCTGACGGCAGCCAGCGTCAATATCCCCAACCTGTTAGCGTCGCCGAAATAGCCGCCAGTATTGGTGCTGGTCTTGCGAAAGCGGCACTCGCCGGCAAGGTCAACGGCAAGGTTGTCGATACCTCTTATACCGTTAATGACGACGCGGTGGTGACAATCGTCACCGATCGTGATCCTGCCGGGATCGAAGTCCTGCGGCATTCGACGGCGCACCTGCTCGCACAGGCCGTCAAAGAACTGTTTCCGGAAGCGCAGGTCACCATCGGTCCGGTCATCGAAGATGGCTTCTACTACGACTTCGCCTTCAAGCGTGGTTTTACCGAAGAGGACTTGGCGAAGATCGAAGAGCGCATGCGTGAAATCGTTAAGCGCAACTATCCGGTTAGTCGCACGGTAATGCCGCGCGATGAGGCGGTGAAGTTCTTCCGCGACCTGGGCGAGGAGTACAAGGCGCGCATCATCGAGAGTATCCCGGCGAACGAAGATTTATCGTTATACCGCCAAGGCGATTTTATCGATCTGTGCCGTGGGCCACATGTACCGGCTACCGGTAAGCTGCGCGCTTTCAAGCTGATGAAAGTCGCTGGCGCTTACTGGCGCGGTGATTCGCGCAATGAAATGCTGGCGCGTATTTACGGCACGACTTGGGCGAACGACGACCAGCTCAAGACGTATCTGCATCGTATCGAAGAAGCGGAAAAGCGTGACCATCGCAAGCTAGGCCGTGCGCTCGACCTGTTCCATATGCAGGAAGAGGCGCCGGGCATGGTGTTTTGGCACGAACGCGGCTGGCGCTTGTATCAAACGGTCGTGCAGTACATGAGCGAGCTTTGGCGCGCGAATAGTTATCGTGAAATTCGCACACCGCAGCTGGTCGATCGCTCGTTGTGGGAACGGTCCGGGCATTGGGAAAAATTCCATGCCGACATGTTCATCACCGAGTCGGAAAAGCGGCTGTACGCGATCAAGCCGATGAACTGCCCGTGCCACATCCAGGTATATAACCAGGGACTCAAAAGCTATCGCGATCTGCCATTTCGTCTGGCGGAGTTCGGTGCTTGCCATCGCAATGAACAATCCGGCGCACTGCATGGATTAATGCGGGTGCGCAGCTTTGTGCAGGACGACGCCCATATCTTCTGCACCGACGAGCAGATCCAGCCGGAGGTGTCGACCTTTATCGACATGCTGCATAAGGTCTATGCCGACTTTGGCTTCAAGGACGTCATCTACAAGCTTGCCACCCGCCCGGTAAATCGAATTGGTTCCGACGAGAGCTGGGATAAAGCAGAGAAGGCACTGGCGCAAGCGCTCGATAGCCGTGGGCTACCGTGGGACGAAAAACCGGGGGAGGGCGCATTTTACGGCCCCAAGATCGAATTTACCCTGAAAGACTCCATCGGCCGGTTATGGCAGTGCGGCACCATCCAAGTTGACTTTTCCATGCCGGGCCGTTTGGGGGCGCACTACATCGCCGAGGACGGCTCTAAGCAGGTCCCAGTCATGCTGCATCGGGCGATTTTGGGCTCGCTGGAGCGTTTTATCGGTATTTTGATCGAAGAATACGCCGGTTTGTTCCCAGCTTGGCTCGCCCCGGTGCAGGTCGCGGTTCTGACTATTACCGACGCCCAGGCCGATTATGCCCGTCAGATTGAGACGAATCTTAAAAATCAGGGCCTGAGGGTCGATGCTGACTTGAGAAACGAGAAAATCGGCTTTAAAATCCGCGAGCATACCTTGCAGCGCATTCCGTACTTACTTGTCTTAGGCAAGCGAGAGGCGCTCGATGGTACCGTTGCCGTGCGCACGCGTAAGGGTGAAGACTTGGGCGTGATGACGCTCGAAGCTTTCAGAGAGCGTCTCACCCAAGACATCGCGGGCCGCGGCGTTAATATTTTTGGAGGGTAG
- the pheT gene encoding phenylalanine--tRNA ligase subunit beta yields the protein MKLSEQWLREWVSPRLDARVLAERLTSAGLEVGSIDPIAPPLKGVIVGRLKSMTPHPTAAQLNVCVVETGRGQTHQVVCGATNVNVGMKVPLALAGAVLAGERKIETTTVQGVESAGMLCSAAELGLEAESDGLLVLDKNARIGVALTEALALNDVTLEVELTPNRGDCLSVAGMAREVAAITNTRLREVRIPKVRVKSKKRVAVKLVARKECPRYAGRVVQNIAKDAVTPTWLRERLRRAGVRSLHPVVDVTNYVLLELGQPMHAFDLAKLKGAVQVRTAKADETLTFLDGRNMSIPVGSLLIADNRGPIALAGIMGGLETAVDANTQSIFLESAFFHPDAIAGRARALGLQTESSQRFERGVDPELQVKAIERATQLILEIAGGEAGPITLASAPGKRTIAPIVLRRSRLARVLGTEIPPVESEKMLKRLGMQVRRTADGWKVVPPSHRFDIRIEEDLIEEVVRLYGYDRIPARLPSGPLMAPDATETRIVPSRLRDLLIDRDYQEVITYSFVDPELQTLIDSTTPALMLANPISSDMAAMRTSLWTGLLQTLRYNRNRQQERIRVFEIGRRFERGDVPRENAVIAGAATGTAWNPQWGIAKRAVDFYDVKADVEELLHCTLRPADFKFVPMVHSALHPGQSAAIHSEEKRIGWVGALHPAIQARLDLERVVLFEMDLSALTSSRIPEFKEISRFPAIRRDLSVVVQEAISAQSVVDGVRRVAGNLLVNLELFDEYRGEGIDSGRKSLALTLTLQDSSRTLREAEVDALVVQVIASLRTELGAELRS from the coding sequence ATGAAACTGAGCGAACAATGGTTACGGGAATGGGTATCACCGCGGCTGGACGCGCGTGTGTTGGCAGAGCGGTTGACGTCGGCTGGATTAGAGGTTGGTTCTATCGATCCGATTGCGCCACCGCTGAAAGGCGTGATTGTGGGCCGCCTAAAATCGATGACGCCGCATCCGACCGCGGCGCAGCTCAATGTCTGCGTCGTTGAAACGGGCCGCGGACAAACGCACCAAGTCGTTTGCGGTGCAACCAACGTCAACGTCGGCATGAAGGTTCCGCTGGCCTTGGCCGGCGCGGTATTGGCAGGTGAGCGCAAGATCGAGACGACGACGGTTCAAGGCGTGGAGTCGGCCGGCATGTTGTGCTCGGCCGCTGAGCTTGGCCTCGAAGCCGAGTCAGATGGCTTGCTGGTGTTGGATAAAAACGCGCGCATCGGTGTGGCGCTGACCGAAGCGTTGGCGTTGAACGATGTCACGCTAGAAGTCGAGCTGACACCGAACCGTGGCGATTGTCTCAGTGTCGCCGGTATGGCGCGCGAGGTGGCGGCAATTACCAACACCCGGTTGCGCGAAGTTCGGATTCCGAAGGTTCGCGTGAAATCGAAGAAGCGTGTTGCCGTTAAACTGGTTGCTCGCAAAGAGTGCCCGCGGTACGCCGGCCGAGTGGTGCAGAACATCGCCAAAGACGCCGTTACGCCGACCTGGCTGCGCGAGCGTCTACGACGTGCCGGGGTGCGCAGCCTGCATCCGGTGGTCGATGTGACTAACTATGTATTGCTCGAGCTGGGACAGCCGATGCATGCGTTCGATTTGGCCAAACTGAAAGGGGCGGTGCAAGTGCGCACGGCCAAGGCCGATGAAACGCTGACGTTCCTCGACGGTCGCAACATGAGCATTCCGGTCGGTAGTTTATTGATAGCCGACAACCGCGGGCCGATCGCGCTCGCCGGTATCATGGGCGGATTAGAGACGGCAGTGGATGCGAATACGCAGTCCATATTTTTGGAAAGCGCGTTTTTCCATCCCGATGCCATCGCCGGTCGAGCGCGTGCGCTTGGGCTGCAAACGGAATCATCGCAACGATTCGAGCGTGGTGTCGATCCGGAACTGCAGGTGAAGGCAATCGAGCGGGCGACGCAACTTATCCTGGAGATTGCCGGCGGCGAAGCAGGCCCCATTACCTTGGCATCGGCGCCCGGAAAGCGCACGATCGCGCCAATTGTGCTGCGTCGTAGTCGCTTGGCGCGTGTGCTCGGTACCGAGATTCCTCCTGTTGAGTCCGAGAAAATGCTAAAGCGTCTCGGCATGCAAGTGCGACGGACCGCCGATGGCTGGAAGGTAGTGCCGCCATCACATCGTTTCGACATTCGTATCGAAGAAGATTTGATTGAGGAAGTGGTGCGCCTTTACGGCTACGACCGTATTCCGGCGCGCCTGCCGAGTGGTCCGCTAATGGCGCCGGATGCGACCGAGACACGCATTGTGCCCAGTCGGTTGCGCGATTTGTTGATCGATCGCGATTATCAGGAAGTTATTACCTACAGCTTTGTCGATCCCGAGCTGCAAACATTGATCGATTCCACGACACCGGCGCTCATGCTGGCTAACCCGATTAGTTCCGATATGGCAGCGATGCGGACATCGTTGTGGACCGGCTTGCTGCAAACACTGCGTTATAACCGTAACCGTCAGCAGGAACGTATCCGCGTATTCGAGATCGGCCGCCGTTTCGAGCGCGGCGATGTTCCGCGCGAGAACGCCGTCATTGCTGGCGCCGCGACCGGAACGGCGTGGAATCCGCAGTGGGGGATAGCTAAGCGTGCCGTCGATTTCTACGATGTAAAAGCCGATGTCGAAGAGCTATTGCACTGCACCCTTCGGCCGGCAGATTTTAAGTTTGTGCCGATGGTTCATTCTGCACTGCATCCTGGCCAAAGTGCTGCTATACATTCCGAAGAGAAACGAATTGGATGGGTGGGCGCGCTGCATCCTGCGATTCAGGCGCGGCTAGATCTTGAGAGAGTGGTGTTGTTCGAAATGGACCTCTCGGCCCTGACGTCGTCGCGGATACCGGAGTTCAAAGAGATCTCCCGGTTCCCGGCGATTCGTCGCGATTTATCCGTTGTGGTGCAAGAGGCGATATCGGCACAGTCTGTCGTCGACGGTGTACGGCGAGTGGCCGGAAATTTGCTGGTTAACCTTGAGCTATTTGACGAATATCGTGGCGAAGGTATTGATTCCGGAAGAAAAAGTTTAGCGTTGACCTTGACCTTACAGGATTCTTCGCGCACCCTTAGAGAAGCGGAGGTGGACGCACTCGTTGTGCAGGTAATCGCCTCTTTAAGGACAGAGCTGGGGGCGGAGCTGCGGAGTTAA
- a CDS encoding MerR family transcriptional regulator: protein MLDPADNLELPPIPSKRYFTIGEVSDLCAVKPHVLRYWEQEFPQLKPVKRRGNRRYYQRHDVVLIRQIRTLLYIEGFTISGARNKLALEHPEPIDNEREQAIQGLIQELENVLRMLNEH from the coding sequence ATGCTTGACCCAGCCGATAACTTAGAGCTCCCACCCATCCCCAGTAAGCGTTACTTCACCATCGGTGAAGTAAGCGACTTGTGCGCGGTGAAACCGCATGTGTTGCGCTATTGGGAGCAGGAGTTTCCGCAATTGAAGCCGGTGAAGCGCCGCGGCAACCGGCGCTACTATCAGCGCCACGACGTGGTGTTGATTCGGCAGATTCGTACGTTGCTTTATATCGAAGGCTTCACCATCAGCGGTGCGCGCAATAAGTTAGCGCTTGAGCATCCTGAACCGATCGATAACGAGCGGGAGCAGGCGATTCAAGGATTGATTCAGGAGCTGGAAAACGTCCTGCGCATGCTCAATGAGCATTGA
- the rplT gene encoding 50S ribosomal protein L20, with protein sequence MPRVKRGVTSGARHKKILARAKGFYNARRKNIKTAKQAVMKADQYAYRDRRVRKREFRALWIARINAGARECGLSYSRFMNGLKKAAITVDRKVLADIAVHDKQTFSALADKAKSALAS encoded by the coding sequence ATGCCACGCGTTAAACGAGGAGTTACCAGCGGCGCCCGCCATAAGAAAATTCTGGCGCGCGCGAAGGGCTTTTACAACGCCCGCCGCAAAAACATAAAGACCGCGAAGCAGGCGGTCATGAAGGCCGATCAGTACGCCTACCGTGATCGTAGGGTCCGCAAGCGCGAGTTCCGCGCGTTGTGGATCGCGCGTATCAATGCCGGCGCGCGCGAGTGCGGTCTTTCCTATAGTCGATTTATGAATGGTCTGAAAAAGGCCGCGATCACCGTCGACCGCAAGGTCTTGGCGGATATCGCGGTGCACGACAAACAGACCTTTTCCGCACTGGCCGATAAAGCCAAATCTGCGCTGGCGAGCTAA
- the pheS gene encoding phenylalanine--tRNA ligase subunit alpha, translating into MSETTESAQEQLTRLTAEAEAAANSATDVAAIEEIRVHYLGKKGVLTEQLKQIGTLPPEVRPNFGKWVNEAKDAVQEQLRARRSELEAKAQDVQLERERLDVTLPGRGMRTGGRHPITRTLERLEKIFVAMGFTVADGPEVEDDYHNFEALNIPANHPSRAMHDTFYFDAHRLLRTHTSPVQIRYMEQHRPPLRIIAPGRVYRCDSDVTHTPMFHQIEGLMVDEQVTFADLKGVLAEFLNRFFERELKVRFRPSYFPFTEPSAEADISCVICSAKGCRVCKGTGWLEVLGCGMVHREVLRHVKIDSEQHIGFAFGLGVERLAMLRYGVNDLRLFYENDLRFLQQFK; encoded by the coding sequence ATGTCTGAAACAACTGAATCAGCGCAAGAACAACTGACGCGGCTAACCGCAGAGGCGGAAGCCGCGGCCAACAGCGCCACGGATGTTGCCGCCATCGAAGAAATCCGTGTGCATTACCTTGGCAAGAAAGGCGTGCTTACGGAGCAGCTTAAGCAAATCGGCACGTTGCCGCCGGAAGTCCGGCCCAATTTTGGTAAATGGGTAAACGAAGCGAAGGACGCTGTGCAGGAGCAGCTGCGAGCGCGCAGGTCCGAGCTGGAGGCGAAGGCGCAGGATGTCCAGCTCGAGCGCGAGCGGTTGGATGTCACGTTGCCGGGCCGCGGTATGCGTACCGGTGGTCGGCATCCCATTACGCGCACCCTCGAGCGCCTGGAAAAAATTTTTGTGGCGATGGGATTTACCGTCGCCGATGGGCCGGAAGTCGAAGATGACTACCACAACTTCGAGGCGCTCAATATTCCGGCCAATCACCCGTCGCGGGCGATGCACGACACGTTTTATTTCGACGCACATCGCTTGTTACGCACGCATACGTCGCCGGTGCAGATACGTTATATGGAGCAACATCGACCGCCGTTGCGTATCATCGCACCGGGACGGGTGTACCGTTGCGACTCCGACGTTACGCATACGCCGATGTTCCATCAGATCGAAGGACTGATGGTGGACGAGCAGGTGACGTTTGCCGATCTCAAAGGCGTACTCGCCGAATTCTTGAATCGTTTTTTCGAACGCGAGCTGAAAGTGCGGTTTCGGCCGTCGTACTTTCCGTTTACCGAGCCGTCGGCCGAAGCCGATATCAGTTGCGTGATCTGCAGTGCCAAGGGTTGCCGCGTCTGTAAAGGCACGGGTTGGCTCGAGGTGCTCGGGTGCGGCATGGTTCATCGCGAGGTGTTACGCCACGTGAAGATCGACAGCGAACAGCATATCGGTTTTGCCTTTGGCCTTGGCGTCGAGCGGTTGGCGATGCTGCGTTACGGTGTGAACGATCTGCGCTTGTTCTACGAAAACGATCTGCGTTTCCTGCAGCAGTTCAAGTAA
- a CDS encoding protein-L-isoaspartate(D-aspartate) O-methyltransferase, giving the protein MRPDLKGIGMTSSRTRERLIERLRTEGIRDEDVLAAIRKVPRHLLVDEALSSRAYEDTALPIGFGQTISQPYIVARMTETLRAGRSLNKVLEIGTGSGYQTAVLSQVATKVYTVERLEPLLKNARRQLLGLGVRNAQFKLGDGSLGWPEHAPYDGIIVTAAAVAVPPALLEQLALDARLVIPVGSGLAQELLVLQRTQAGYARERLEAVSFVPLIEDRP; this is encoded by the coding sequence ATGAGACCCGATTTAAAGGGCATCGGCATGACGTCGTCACGCACACGCGAACGCTTGATCGAGCGGCTGCGTACCGAGGGTATTCGTGACGAAGACGTGTTAGCGGCAATTCGAAAGGTTCCGCGTCATTTGTTGGTCGATGAAGCGCTTTCCAGTCGGGCCTACGAAGATACCGCGTTGCCCATTGGCTTTGGCCAGACCATCTCCCAGCCTTACATCGTCGCTCGCATGACCGAGACGTTACGCGCCGGGCGGTCGCTGAATAAAGTCCTCGAAATCGGCACCGGTTCCGGTTATCAAACCGCGGTGTTGTCGCAGGTTGCCACCAAGGTTTACACCGTCGAACGCTTGGAACCGTTGTTGAAGAACGCGCGTCGACAGCTACTGGGTCTCGGCGTTCGTAACGCTCAGTTCAAGCTTGGCGATGGCAGTCTCGGCTGGCCTGAGCATGCGCCTTATGACGGCATCATCGTCACCGCCGCGGCGGTCGCGGTTCCGCCGGCGCTGCTGGAACAGCTCGCGCTCGATGCACGGCTCGTCATTCCTGTCGGCAGCGGTTTGGCGCAGGAGCTGTTGGTGTTGCAACGCACTCAAGCGGGTTATGCCCGCGAACGGCTTGAAGCGGTCAGTTTCGTCCCGCTGATTGAGGACCGGCCCTGA
- the surE gene encoding 5'/3'-nucleotidase SurE, protein MRILVSNDDGYLAPGIACLARAVAAFGDVDVVAPDRDRSGASNSLTLDRPLRVRRGENGFLCVDGTPTDCVHLAVTGLMEHQPDMVVSGINRGANLGDDVLYSGTVAAAVEGRFLGAPAIAISLVSNAAENYDTAANIVVRLMHKLRRDPLPADTILNVNVPDLPLDQIAGIEVTRLGNRHKAEPVVRMIDPRGKPVYWVGAAGTEADAGPGTDFDAIRRNFVSITPLQVDLTRYTALEQVSSWLKTL, encoded by the coding sequence ATGCGCATATTAGTTAGCAACGACGACGGTTATCTCGCCCCTGGTATTGCCTGCTTGGCGCGCGCTGTCGCCGCTTTCGGTGATGTCGACGTGGTCGCGCCGGACCGCGACCGTAGTGGTGCGAGCAACTCATTAACGCTCGATCGGCCACTGCGTGTGCGTCGCGGTGAGAACGGGTTTTTATGCGTCGACGGTACACCAACCGATTGCGTGCATCTGGCCGTTACCGGTCTGATGGAGCATCAGCCCGATATGGTCGTTTCCGGTATCAATCGCGGTGCCAATTTGGGCGACGATGTTCTTTACTCGGGGACGGTTGCCGCCGCGGTCGAGGGTCGTTTTCTCGGCGCGCCCGCTATCGCGATATCGCTTGTTAGCAATGCCGCCGAAAATTACGACACGGCCGCCAACATCGTCGTGCGTCTCATGCATAAGTTACGGCGCGATCCGTTGCCGGCCGACACGATCTTGAACGTGAACGTGCCGGATCTGCCGCTCGATCAAATCGCCGGCATCGAAGTGACGCGCCTCGGCAATCGGCATAAGGCCGAGCCAGTCGTGCGTATGATCGATCCCCGTGGCAAACCTGTGTATTGGGTCGGCGCCGCCGGTACCGAGGCGGATGCGGGACCGGGCACGGATTTCGATGCCATCCGTCGCAACTTCGTGTCAATCACCCCTTTGCAGGTCGATTTGACTCGTTATACTGCCCTCGAGCAGGTCTCGTCTTGGCTTAAAACCTTGTAG
- the infC gene encoding translation initiation factor IF-3: MASDKELRINGRINAPKVRLIGADGQQVGIVSIQEALRAAEEAEMDLVEISPQAAPPVCRVMNFGKFQYEESKRRHAAKKKQKQIQVKEVKFRPGTDIGDYQVKLRNLIRFLESGDKAKITLRFRGREMAHQELGMQLLQRVEADLKEVGAVEQHPRLEGRQMVMIIGPIKR; this comes from the coding sequence ATCGCGTCGGATAAAGAGTTACGTATAAACGGGCGGATCAACGCCCCGAAGGTTCGGCTTATCGGTGCTGATGGTCAACAAGTCGGCATCGTCTCCATCCAGGAGGCCTTACGAGCAGCGGAAGAAGCTGAGATGGATTTGGTCGAGATTTCTCCTCAGGCCGCTCCACCCGTTTGCCGCGTGATGAATTTTGGTAAATTTCAGTACGAGGAAAGTAAACGCAGGCACGCGGCCAAAAAGAAGCAGAAGCAAATTCAGGTCAAGGAAGTTAAGTTTCGTCCCGGGACGGACATCGGAGATTATCAGGTCAAACTACGCAACCTGATACGTTTCCTTGAGAGTGGGGACAAAGCGAAGATCACCCTGCGATTCCGCGGTCGGGAGATGGCCCATCAAGAACTGGGCATGCAACTCCTGCAGCGGGTCGAAGCGGACCTTAAAGAGGTTGGTGCTGTTGAACAGCATCCGCGTTTAGAAGGTCGGCAGATGGTAATGATCATCGGCCCCATAAAGCGTTAA
- the rpmI gene encoding 50S ribosomal protein L35: MPKLKTNRAAAKRFKSTAGGGFKRARSHLRHILTKKTSKRKRQLRGTTMVHATDVGRLRQLLPHA, translated from the coding sequence ATGCCTAAGTTAAAAACCAACCGCGCAGCGGCTAAGCGGTTCAAGTCCACTGCGGGCGGCGGATTCAAGCGTGCTCGTTCGCACCTGCGCCACATCCTCACCAAGAAGACGTCCAAGCGTAAGCGTCAGCTGCGCGGTACGACCATGGTCCACGCGACCGATGTGGGTCGTTTGCGTCAACTGTTGCCGCACGCGTAG
- the uvrB gene encoding excinuclease ABC subunit UvrB, with the protein MSGPFQLASPFPPAGDQPQAITALVGGLARGEAYQTLLGVTGSGKTFTVANVIQQVQRPALVLAPNKTLAAQLYSEMRDFFPNNAVEYFVSYYDYYQPEAYVPSSDTYIEKDSSINEHIEQMRLSATKALLERPDAIIVGTVSAIYGLGDPETYHAMVMHLKRGAPMEQRAILKRLADMQYTRNDLELQRGTFRVHGDVIDIFPAESERFAVRVELFGDEIEKITEFDPLTGEATAPLTRSTIYPKSHYVTGRETILKAINQISEDLRLRLAELRTHNKLVEAQRLESRTLYDLEMMREVGYCNGIENYSRYLSGRKPGEPPPTLIDYLPDNALMVIDESHVTIPQLGGMYKGDRSRKETLVEYGFRLPSALDNRPLRFEEFERLVSQAIFVSATPGAYELQHCGGVVIDQVVRPTGLIDPEIEVRPVTAQVDDLLSEIRIRVAAKERVLVTTLTKRMAEDLTEYLSEHSVKVRYLHSDIDTVERAEIIRDLRAGVFDVIVGINLLREGLDLPEVSLVAILDADKEGFLRSTRSLIQTTGRAARNINGKVIMYAARITDSMRAAIDETSRRRQKQIIHNAERGITPRGIVKEIKEIIDGVHFGRPGAKGGANASLMAAEDSAEYISLTPQALAKRLNQLEKQMHKHARNLEFEQAAAVRDKIRVVREQSFGVVPGAAAAAGKK; encoded by the coding sequence ATGAGCGGTCCCTTCCAGCTTGCCAGCCCATTCCCGCCGGCAGGCGATCAACCACAGGCGATAACGGCGCTGGTCGGCGGGCTTGCGCGCGGCGAGGCGTATCAGACGTTGCTCGGTGTGACCGGCTCCGGCAAGACGTTTACCGTCGCCAACGTCATCCAGCAGGTACAGCGACCAGCGTTGGTCCTAGCGCCTAACAAGACCCTGGCGGCACAGCTTTATTCGGAAATGCGCGATTTCTTTCCGAACAATGCGGTCGAGTACTTTGTCTCGTACTACGACTACTACCAGCCCGAGGCTTACGTCCCGTCGTCCGATACCTATATTGAGAAAGACTCGTCGATCAACGAGCACATCGAGCAGATGCGGTTGTCGGCGACCAAAGCGCTGCTCGAACGGCCGGATGCGATCATCGTCGGCACGGTTTCCGCCATTTATGGTCTTGGCGATCCAGAGACGTATCACGCGATGGTGATGCACCTGAAGCGCGGTGCGCCGATGGAACAGCGGGCGATACTGAAGCGCCTGGCCGATATGCAGTACACGCGTAACGATCTCGAGTTACAGCGCGGCACGTTTCGCGTGCACGGCGATGTCATCGATATTTTCCCGGCCGAATCGGAACGCTTTGCGGTACGGGTAGAGTTGTTCGGCGACGAAATAGAAAAAATTACCGAGTTCGATCCGCTCACCGGCGAAGCGACCGCGCCGCTGACGCGCAGCACGATCTACCCAAAGAGCCATTACGTCACCGGCCGCGAGACCATTCTCAAGGCGATTAATCAGATCAGTGAAGATCTGCGCCTGCGGCTCGCGGAATTGCGCACGCATAACAAATTGGTGGAAGCGCAGCGGCTCGAGAGCCGCACGCTTTATGACCTCGAAATGATGCGCGAAGTCGGCTATTGCAACGGCATTGAGAACTATTCGCGCTATCTTTCCGGCCGCAAGCCGGGTGAGCCGCCGCCGACGTTGATCGACTACTTGCCCGATAACGCGCTCATGGTGATCGATGAGAGCCACGTTACGATTCCGCAGCTTGGCGGTATGTACAAAGGTGATCGCTCGCGTAAGGAAACGTTAGTGGAGTACGGTTTTCGCTTACCGTCGGCGTTAGACAATCGACCGCTGCGTTTCGAGGAATTCGAGCGATTGGTATCGCAAGCTATCTTCGTGTCGGCGACGCCGGGCGCGTATGAGCTACAGCACTGTGGCGGCGTAGTGATCGACCAGGTGGTGCGCCCCACGGGTCTGATCGATCCGGAAATCGAGGTGCGTCCGGTTACGGCCCAGGTTGATGATTTGTTGTCGGAGATCCGAATCCGAGTAGCGGCGAAAGAACGTGTACTCGTGACGACGTTGACGAAGCGCATGGCTGAGGATCTCACCGAGTACTTGTCGGAGCACAGCGTGAAAGTGCGTTACCTGCATTCCGATATCGATACGGTCGAGCGGGCCGAAATTATTCGCGACCTACGGGCCGGTGTGTTTGACGTCATCGTCGGCATCAATCTATTGCGCGAAGGGTTGGATCTGCCCGAAGTCTCGCTGGTTGCAATCCTGGACGCCGACAAAGAAGGGTTCCTGCGTTCAACTCGTTCGCTGATCCAGACGACCGGGCGTGCCGCACGAAATATCAATGGCAAGGTGATCATGTATGCCGCCCGCATCACCGATTCGATGCGGGCGGCGATCGACGAAACTAGCCGGCGCCGCCAAAAGCAGATTATCCATAATGCCGAACGCGGAATCACACCGCGTGGCATCGTCAAAGAGATCAAAGAGATTATCGACGGGGTACATTTCGGGCGTCCGGGAGCGAAGGGCGGGGCGAATGCGTCGCTGATGGCGGCCGAAGACAGTGCTGAGTACATAAGTTTGACTCCGCAGGCATTGGCCAAGCGCCTCAACCAGCTGGAAAAACAGATGCACAAGCACGCTCGCAATCTGGAGTTTGAGCAGGCGGCTGCTGTCCGCGACAAGATTCGGGTGGTGCGCGAGCAGAGCTTCGGCGTGGTGCCAGGTGCGGCTGCCGCGGCGGGAAAAAAGTGA
- a CDS encoding integration host factor subunit alpha: MALTKADLAESLFNELGLNKREAKEFVELFFEKIRLALVNGEQVKLSGFGNFGLRHKNSRPGRNPKTGEEIPITARRVVTFRASHKLKERVEENARASADRTLPADKSNNQAEVNA; encoded by the coding sequence ATGGCATTAACGAAAGCGGATCTTGCGGAAAGTTTGTTCAATGAGTTGGGGTTGAATAAGCGGGAAGCGAAGGAATTCGTCGAGCTTTTCTTCGAGAAGATCCGCTTGGCCCTGGTCAATGGCGAACAGGTAAAGCTGTCGGGCTTTGGTAATTTCGGCCTGCGCCATAAAAATTCGCGTCCCGGTCGTAACCCGAAAACCGGTGAAGAAATTCCTATCACTGCCCGTCGCGTCGTCACATTCCGCGCAAGCCACAAGCTGAAAGAACGCGTGGAGGAAAACGCCCGCGCGAGCGCGGACAGAACATTGCCAGCCGATAAATCCAATAACCAGGCTGAAGTGAATGCTTGA